From Rhopalosiphum padi isolate XX-2018 chromosome 2, ASM2088224v1, whole genome shotgun sequence:
GCCGACAAAATGGCAGAAAATCTCTTATATAAGAGGCGAATGTTTACATTTTCACAACACTGATACAGatatcattgttatttgttaggtatcaatttatcatgtgaattattagtatgtatatttacatatcTGTGGCATGATGTAACCGTAATGTCATTTTAAATCCAATGAAAACAAATCGATCAGCTGTTTGACTGTCGCTTCTATTCTGTTCTTTGGTATTACGGTTATAGTGATTTTAGAGGGCTTTCCACCATAACCTCgcgtattaaaaaaatgctttaaaaaaatcttgtataatatagtttttaaaaataaattttttttctatatcttgtattgttttttttctaattcatcTCGGAAATGTTTAAGTCCATTACACTGCACCAAATAAcataaagtttatataatattaattattttttttgcaacCCGGGTTGAAGGCCGAAGGTTGGTTTACAACTCTAATTCTCCATTCTAACCGCGATTACTCGCCTTTTCTTTAAGTTCCTTAAAGGTTTTGAGTGTTTTGACTTTtgcatcatatttattttgccATTTATAAGAATTCCGGGGACGTCCTGCAGTTTTCTTTCCTTCTATCATaccatctaatattatattatgcaatttttcTGGGTGTCTCAGGGCATGTCCAACCATTTTCCAGCGTCTTCCTCTAATCGCATCTATGAGTGTACATTTTTCTCACACTGttctaagtattaattatttgttaataataattgccattattttacaacaattacatacctattagtttatttgtcttatatattattattacatttatttataataatttataattatatttggctCCCTTTTCCCTCTAAAAATTTAACTTCTAGCACGGCGCCCCATTTAAGAGACTCATAATTTGGCACGAGGGGTGAATGCCACCCTTCCTCCCCCTCCCTATAACgccacttttaataatataggtacataattatatgaGAATAAGATATACTAGGTACCACATAACGGTTCAatgagaattattaatatacatgacTTTAGAGTAcaacagaataaaaaatgtttatttacaaaaaccaaATATCATTGCCCCAGTATCCaaataatgtttacatttttatttacggattttagtttttgtattttattgattattgttgtTACAATTTCATTGAagtggaaattattttattaatattcttctTTTTCATCAGCTGAACCATTCAGGACCagcacattattacaatatttatacataagatTATTTAGGTTATTATACTAGGCTTTGGAGAAATTTCCGGGGGGGGGGTACAACCCCTTAAGCCCCTCTACTGGTTGCGTCATTGGTTTAGTAAATtgcatgtttaaaatatttaaataaggtagtgatttaatttaaaaaatgtgcacCCCCGAAATTTAACTCGATTTGcacttatgtatataataatacacgtatacatattacatataataatataacctatatatataggtaattggaattttggattttttttttattagaccgattattattattattattattgctggtAGAAAAGAAAGAACACTGCCGGTGCAGGCGTGCAGGGTGCAGCAGCTGCAACGTGCTGGGCGCTGTATGTCTACCGCCTACGTGCGTATATTGCGCATCTGCAAACTGTAGTTATCACGAATCGAGATTCGTAGTCGTAGGGAAAACGCGGAGTataattttttcgttttattttaccGATTACTATTCACAGAACAGGGGATtgtattgtacaataaaaacCATTACATTAAGCTTACGAGGTCAGCTTTACCATTATCTAACGAAACATGTGGCtagcaactataaaatatatacctacctaatattattatacgtagtatagatattaatatatcatcattattatagattttgatacctttatagcattattgcatatgccatattatactattattatactattatactattttgatttgtattataattactactactattattatgtatttcacattaattaataatataaaaatgtaaataattaaatttattacacataaataaaaaataaaataataaatgcatatattttattatattaatataataattatataggtatattgaaataaaaatatggggGGGGAAATGTCCGCATCAAAACATTTACGGGAGGAAAATGTCTTACTATGCCGAAAATATCCGGGTGGAAAATGTTCACTTGACCACTTACCCAAATCAGGTATATAGACTAATATAGTACAGTACACCATTAGAAGTCATAAAtctcatataatatgttgtttggTCATTTGGTGGTTTGGGTTTGGCAGACCACTCTAAAGTCCAGAACacgatacctatattaaaataaataaatattcatatattatatgtatgccAAAAGTAATATCTACTATCTAGTATTCTAGTACAATAGTTcagtagtatattgtatatatatataagttattataggtGTAAATgttcgaataataaattataaatatgacattgtatagtctataataaaatataaatccttTATTGTgatttagattaataataatgactcaTCACTCATTGGTACTCGATGTCGTTTTTATGAGcgataataaaagtaataatgtaatatacctattaattattattatatttaacttatttaagtattacagccgtataggtaataggtatcgtttatatttataataatataatattattgtaactgtAGTTGCACATATTTCgaagtattatgaatattatgattgtcTTTTtcgtgtaggtacctactatttcCACTGgaatattacagtaaataataatctgtTATTTAAGATAGAAACCGagaggataataatatatattattatttaataatctataataactatacagtcATCACGAGTTATAGTTAAAACCTTTTTTACGAGTCGAGTCGAGTAGTCGAGTACCCCGAGAGTAACCTCATTAGCCTCTAGGCTCTAACTGTGCCGAGGCGAATAAATTGTGCAAATTGCAtattgataatagtataatacggcTCAAAAGATATTTCTTTATCTATGTTTTTGCGGCGTTTGAGCGTTTCCCCTTCCTGGAACGTCGTGACAAAGGGCGATATCGTCTTCATTTAGATCGAACGTGCGCGCGCGCAATATTGCTACTCACTAAACAGACCGGCGCAATCAGGGACGGCGGCACGGCGCACGTTTTATTGGCAATCGTCGACGATAGTAGCATAGAATAAAGATTAGAGTACCACTATAGAACGACCACGCACAACAGTCGTCACGTCGTCATACATCACTATATACATCTGACATCAGTCGCGTCTCACTGCTCGTTCGGGTTTATCGTTTATACAGTTTAGCGGCGTCGAGCGTAGTTCCCGCGATCCGacgactaaattattattactattattacattgtaCTCGGTGTAGGTAAAATAccgtatataaatttttaatcgcGTCGTTTACTCATTTCCCTTGGTCGTACGCAGTTTTCTTTAGTCATGTTTTTCTAGCTATTTTCGTTCGGTTTCTGTTTTACTGCCCGCCGTGTTTTGTATTCGTTACGTCATATTATTTCGGACGAGGTATCTTCATCCGAATTCACGTCGATCTCCATCATTAGCCTGCAAAGCATCCAGTGAAATAAAATACAGGTAATTGGGATTCGGAGCAGAGTCCGCCGCTTGGTCTAGACACGGTAGACGGTGGGTAGTAACTAGTGTGGCAAGATACACCTGGGAAGATATACCttcctataaaatatgtaataatatattatactaaattacatCTACATATGCAGtcctactataattttataatttataaataatataataagatatttgtttataattttgttctcTGACCCTTTTtctgaataatattgttataacttatacagCTGTTATCCTTGCCTACACTGTactttcagtataatataataggtacactggttctttaattattattttgaagtttcaacttttttgaaaatattatttttacaaatttctaaaaaaaatgtaacgttacaattttcattattacctataggtatatcaaaaaatatttttaattttattttcacacaAGAAGAATATTTTCTGAGTACTTTGAtacttaaaaatagaattttaaacttgtagttatacctaattaatttgattataattattaaattatcagatatagatcaattttaatatttgttgtacctttcaaaattctttgtaatattaaatttaaaatgtatattatcattaaaaaaaataaaatataaaaaaaattgtttataatagggTAATTATTGTACAGAATTAGatagtatacatacatattgcttAGAGAGGGCCAGGGGGTCCTAAACATTTctaaacaaaaaacatattatactttatactatcGACTATCATAAAcacgtatacaaatatatagataGAGGTATGACGGTATGTACCtgctatctatattatgtatattatgaagaatctataataataaattaataaaatatatactatgactgcgtgttaaattttattatgtttaaacgaTTAATTGCGTAGCACACATTTCTATATGGATTACggaaataccaaaaataataagaaaaattaaaactaaggcCCCCCTTTAACCAAGTCTCTGGAggttattttatactttctaAATCTAgaaataatgtgtatacatatatatttatcatgtacccaaattgatgtataaaataactaaaaaaggcaaatttacttttaatgcGAGCTtgtcaatgtttttaaaatgtttatatgggtaatttaaaatttaaaaaaaaatcaaaggaaACTTTATATTGTGATTTATGAGTTCCCACtaattaaatatgaaagttaattttattagagtGATGTATCCCATCAATGGGATAACTtttgaaatatatgtaattttgtatattatgtaagtacctactcaagttaattcattaaacaattattaaatatctagaTAATCATGTTGTTtactatcaacattttatttttactattactaGAATGGGATAAAATTGTTTCAGGGTCTTTGAACGAAATTAGTTTTGAATTTTGGCTACTGTTAATAGGTAGTAGAATACACAGTTAAACAAGACGTCATAAAATAACCACGCTATCTTTCAATTTAGTAcctaataatgaaaataacaacTGTCAGTTGaacagtttattaatataaattgttgaagtattttttttaatgccaaTTAGGTAATAAACGAGATATTAAACTAAATGGCACTACTCTATAAtaggtgtttatttttttttattttaaattaagatcaAAAATTCTAAACTACATACCTTATACATAGAAAAATGTAACATCAAAGTAATAAATGTCatactgtttttataattaataatgtcagTAATGTTTGGTtctatatacttgtattattattgggtGGATATCTTTATAGTTTTAGTAGCTTACCactattctaaaattaattatttactgctatcgagtaaataattttttccagATTAGAGCCAAAAGCTATAATTTctggttaataatattgttttataaacgtgaataaaaaaagctaaataagcctactaaaatttaaaaatagatacctatatattgatttttaaatttaaatattgttatttaagccaagtatattttaaatcttaattaaattcatataaatagtaggtaggtacttagaaAATATCCTAGAGTGAAAgtacaaatttttcaaaaaaaatgtctttatctattattaatgtaatatacagattattttaaatgctgatgaaattatttaaggatatttttgtattatgatatattaccttatacttttattttttttttttttaatatagttccACGATGGATTTGGAATTCGACTCTCCTACAGTGTTAATTGAAGATGTCACATTGCCTTCTTTGTTGACCAGTTTTAGTACATCAACTACAAGTTCAGTAGAATTTACATCATCAGAATCAGAGTCAGAAACTACTCGAGTACccattacaaaacaaaaacctTACAAAGGtccaataaaatcatattcacTAGCTGATTTGACGACAATAAAGTCATTCAAACCCCTGATACGAGAAGATTCAGCTATTTATTCTACAGAAACATTAACCAGTGCCATGACTACTAGAACAGAATCAGGTATTCATAATTCTAATAGTTATCTGACTTCATTaggtaaaaataagaaaaaatatgcaCATGTTGAAAGTAAagtaaaacaatacattaaGGATATTAAAGACAATGAAGCTAAAAGTAAAGCTACTAGATATAGTTTACAACCTTCATCAAGAAAACAgcaagtaaataaatatgttgatGAAATGATTAAAACTGAAGgtgaagaaattataaatttaaaaagcaatttgaaaaaaatggaaATTCAATTATTGGAGAAAAATAGACTTATAGAACAActtcaatacaattataaagtaatggaaaataagtataattctgcaacaaatatcattttaaaattggcTAAACCTAGTAGAGATGTGTTAAAATTTACTGAAAACGAATTAATAGAGCCATTATCCCCGGGTTATAGTATACCACCACCTAAAGAAGTATGGGGCCgtggttataaattaaaatcatccaATACGTTATCAGCTATAAGAAAAGAAAACTTAAATCTAGAGAAAGAAAATGGCCTTAAAGTTCGAAAAGTGAAATCAGGAGgtgacttaataaattattccaatATTGATGCCTATAAGACACCGAGAGATTCAAGATCTGCTATACAAAAGGTGAGTAATGTTTTatgtcaaataattaataaagttttaaattctaagaaaataaatagttgttttacttcaactaatatttaaatttaaaatactttcaaagaataaataagataaaagtttaatactataaattatattaagatgTTTGGTGttcatctaaaatattaataacaggtaattctagttatttatattgaaacttTAGTAAATAAAAGAGCTATTACAAGTTTGATTTGAGAAGGTACGAGGTCAATaagtatatgatttaatttgaaattttaatttatgactaaTCATTGCAtctaaaaaacaattctgagtaAAGCTTTATTCAAACTATGCttgcttataatttttaatccgCTAAAACTATGAATAAAATTGAGAAGCGATCTCTTCTAAGTTTAAAGTACCAATTACCAACTAGATCAAATTTCTAATTGACATGAAACTTGGAAGGtagaattcatttttttcaaaagcaTCTCCataaaagttcaatatttttgcaaactagtaattattttttaatttttgtcatttaaaaatattagcaaCTCGTAGTCTGTAAATTTGATTTtctttaattgaatatttttttaacttgtatattaatagataactattttaaataatatctatgtttttatttttttattttaatcttagtataaacactaaacagtttaatacattttgttttgtatcaagttttaatgattataggctataatattattgttggtttattacacattaaatcataaacttgcaatttttattctttagtttatatattatatatttaaatatatatagtattgctactttataatgcttatatatattatatttttactttatgtgtatacatattttaacagatgttttagtgtatatttcaaagtatttaaaataatttacccttaaatcaagtttaatattaaattctcaattctttttttttcccaaaatatatcaaattacacCTCTGTTgacaatacttaataaatattattacatattatgatacaatGTGAATCAAACACAGTTGAATTggcaaatgtttatttttttaaatatatttatataaatacaaaaaaaatgtattcaaaatttttatttatataagtatataatttgtgAGTagtttaagtacctactatatttttaattgaacttACCTACACATTTTCAATTTCATACAAATACttgtaacataatacatttgGCTATGTGTCCTTTTGGCAATCTCCCAGTGGTCTCCCTGTCTACTaacttttacataaaatgtgtttatttttaaacatcgaAGACAGCTTTCGAAATGCCACaacttctaaaaaaatattctaaaatatacacaataagaAAACTTTAGTATTAAATGTTACATCTGTATAaactttactttattattaaatatattaaatatatttactaaaatactaaataacttttgaaaattaaaatactataataagtatctTAGCTAATGTAAATCTTAGATTTGTGTATTATAtcccataatatattaatatttaatattagtttaatatttgcaATTTTCTAACGCTTGTATATTTGGTTAAAAAGTCTTTTATATCTAAAGAAAAAGAAGTGATAATTGTTTTAGTATAACAATCATTAaccaatacatataatatattgaattatattacggtaaattttatgtacataagaaaaaaaattatttttatttcgatagcttatatttaatttaacaatagacATTATGTAGTCGGCTGACGCTGAGATTGTTACATAGGCTATCAATACTGCTTGCGTACCTTTTTTATACAATAGAAATAACACGTGCTTGTCATTGTACGTGTTTTTGAGGCCATCTGGTTGCAAGCTGTAAATAACCGGAAACGGATGAAGTCTTTACATCCCTTTTAGTTCGCGCATGAATACAAATCTCATATGAAATCtagttatttttgttcaaaactGCCACATGCGTATACCTACGTCctgtaaactattattttgtttttcaggaAAAGCAACTAGCAAGACATTAATAAATACACACGTTGTTTATAAAGGACTTACTATACACATCGTGTGAAATATGCATTTAGTAttagtagatttttttattaaatatctgtgtgactatattattaaatataacacaataatactaaatacaactaaagaaatatttaagttCAGATTTTGGAActtgaaaactttaaattgtCCCCACGAAACTTTTGAAGTCTCTACAGTCctacacattaatatttaaattttcgttccgtttagtaggtattaaaaataagtatatttatttatacgttttaaaacataatatatagtaatatagtatttttgttttataatttatgtaaaatcagAATtcttgacatttatttttaaccataagTATTTCAGATTCTGAGTTGAGCGATTTGtagtttataatttcatatttcataatgtttCTTTTATGTGTGTTTTCGTGTAaagaacaaatatataaatttgaaatgtgAAGGTGGTTTTTGGATGTTTAGTTAGTAATTTGTGGTTAAGAGTAAAAAGCTCagtcattttcaaaatttttgggAAAAAAAGAAAGCACGgaacttcaaaaataatatttgtagcgttttatttttatcaaatatttattttagcattttaaaaatattttggttatttttgctatctatttaacattttatttttcgtgtaaaattctttaaatttaagtattgaatACAAGGCTTATCATAAGTTATTAGTACTTAGCTggtaaaataggtattaattacttactctcaattttttttttaagcgtttcaagttaaaatttttacaaaattcattaaaataataaaacttagcaaattattttgtaattaaaatttatgaaattttcaataatcataTCTAAGGTTCAAAAATGCAGTACAGGGGTCTTGATTCTTAATATATTGGGTTTACtggagttttaaaaaaaataacttcgtatattttttattgattcacgtgtaaaataacaatttctcctcaattaattgatttttgttgtaactaaagtatttgaaaaatattaattataagatttTGAAACATTTcgcttttattgaaattataatattctataaaaattatgttaatattaattaactaaactattttatcatattttttcctataaatgttgataaaaataattatgttcaataaataagttttaaaatttaaaagattattctgaatatgttttttaaagacATTTCAAGCGACATTTTAACGAAATAGGATATTAAACGAAAAACAACAACtttacttattttgttttaccttattcaaaaatatttgtaaaataaaaaattattcgtagGGAATTGAAACGTTt
This genomic window contains:
- the LOC132923316 gene encoding uncharacterized protein LOC132923316, which gives rise to MDLEFDSPTVLIEDVTLPSLLTSFSTSTTSSVEFTSSESESETTRVPITKQKPYKGPIKSYSLADLTTIKSFKPLIREDSAIYSTETLTSAMTTRTESGIHNSNSYLTSLGKNKKKYAHVESKVKQYIKDIKDNEAKSKATRYSLQPSSRKQQVNKYVDEMIKTEGEEIINLKSNLKKMEIQLLEKNRLIEQLQYNYKVMENKYNSATNIILKLAKPSRDVLKFTENELIEPLSPGYSIPPPKEVWGRGYKLKSSNTLSAIRKENLNLEKENGLKVRKVKSGGDLINYSNIDAYKTPRDSRSAIQKVKLWQESLASTDVSEMDTDQDVGFPSPHSYSVSSNDLSLSSLEIAPVMNNKYPNKHECRSDSSGCGMSSTRVSKENTLVSGINILIDNNELCSPCEMVKLHSSTPIKHIGHNLYSTKNKNTAGSNKQNDESQKRRSSKKYRKTKSKIEESQCPNEVDEFMCQFKHCIGVINGVVTKMEESFMSQR